In Rosa rugosa chromosome 4, drRosRugo1.1, whole genome shotgun sequence, the genomic stretch CACTTCGGACCTAGTCTCATCCATCGAATCACCCATCTAAACACATAATCTATCCAAAAGAGAATTGATAAACTGAAGGGGAAAATCGCAGGGTTAGCAAGAGTTCGGTATAATTTAAATTGACTCTAGCCAtctgtaaaataaaaaataaaattaaaaaattcaaGTCCTTATGGTCAAATAAAAATCTCAAGTCCTTATGGTCGATGGTCAACAATTTGGAAAACTACATTAAGCAGAGTGGGCCCTGACCCCCTCCAATTATTTTCAAAAATGCTATGATGTTATTGGTTGACTTGTACGTTTTTCATAATTTAAATGTTTGGCCGAAATCTTGGCTTATCGACAATTCAGCTCGGCTGAGCCGTACCGATGGCTCGTCTTCGGCTTAGCTACAGTATGAGATATTGCATACCGTCGGTATACAGTACACAATACCTCATACcgaataattaaacaaaatatataaaaccTTGGAAGAGGTAAGGTTCAAACCCCCCACCTCTTTCACAACAGCTCAACTCCCTACCACTGGAGTACGAGCTACCCTCAATATAATACGTAtaaactttatatttataccTTCTTAGGTGATAGattaaacacaaaacaaaatctctctctctctctctctctctcgttcgtCACTTTTGGTCTTcaacctttcttcttcttcttctgcatttAGTTCTGCTTCATCTATTCTTCTTCTcatcttttttcttcctccccaatcccATCAAATTAACACAGATCATCATCAGGCCATCTAGTTACAATAAATTCCATCATCAGATCTTCTAATTACAACATATTCCATCATCAGATCATCCTCATCTCCAACATCAATGAATCTCCGCCAGCAAATCCACCCAAAACCGAAGGATACTTGCCGACAATCGGTATACCGATTATGTCGGATCGGTAGCAGTTTGAAAAAACTGATACCGACGGAGGTCGGTTCGGCAACGGTTTGAACAAAAATGAATCGGTTTAGTACTGAATCCATCCCTACTAATCATTCTtgcaaaaagaaaattataataATTACCTTGATGCATGCTTGATATATGGCTTCgaaaatgaagagaaaaaaaaagtttttcttttcttttctgttatTCAATATttgtttgtatttgaattttataataaatatttattgtaaaaaaattaaacaattgGCCCCTCCCCCCTCCAAAAGAGAAGTTTTCGATTGCGTCACTGTTCGCCACATCAAGAACCTAGCCTTAATCGCGTCCTCCTTCAACTTCTGTGCGGGTTCCACCACCTCaatctttatatttttgtttGAAACGACACCACATCAATCTTAGCCAACCAAAGAAAACACAGGTTATACAATTCTTTTCCTCCTTTTCGGCTTTGACCTTTTTAACATGCACGTGGTGGCGAGTCGTCGATGACCGTGGCGCTTACGTAAATAACTACCACGCACACCAAGGCTCGTCGACTCCCAGAATTCAACCGGCACATTACTAATGATTCACTGAGAAAACCAATGTGAATTTGGTTTCTAGTTTTCATGGAAAAATATTTAAGATTCTTGTTGTGTTGAGGTGGTTTAAGATTtacaaattttcttttttggctaCTGCTCGGTTTTATTGTTGCATAGGATTTCCTCAATAGCCAAACATGGTTCCTAATTTTATTGCGGTTTGTTTTCCCTTTTTCTGGGGGCCTGCTTCTTTGTGTGAATAATGGATTTATTTTGGGGTACAGTGAACCTAGACAGGATTTGGGCTTCTTCTTCGATCTTCTACTTGTTCAAGGATTTCACCTTTTACGTATATAAATTGGGTTTCCCCCTGGCCTTTTATATTTTTagcattttcttcttctctgaaACATTGAGGACCATCGAGTGTGGGAAGAAAGAGAAGGTGGAAACTCATTGCTGGGTTATGTCTTTTTCGTGTATATAAATATTAGTATTGCGCCCTTTTTGTGTgtcatttaattatttattttgttctttttgccTTCTGTGTACAGGAGCTTTGAGCTCAAGTGGAGATTTTCAGAAAGGGGAGACTTTTTGTTTAGGTGTGTAGATTGACAGATCGTACTTCCCACTATCAGTGGCTTTCATGAGAAGCATATGTAGGAGGTGAGAGCTAGACTCTTCTTTAGACTTTATTCTCTTCTCTGCCTCTCGACCAAACACATGTTAATGCAATTTGGATATGACCCATTTACcagaaaaaacagaagaaagacAAATATCTCTTGGTCTTTGCTTGTGCATATCAACATCATCACCATCTGTTCCTGATTTTATTCTTTTGCTTAATCTGTTGAACTGGCTTCAAGTGAAAGTGGAATTGTATACTGGGGGTGATGTTAATGCTAAAACCAAATAGTTTAAAGATTATGCATTTCAATTTGAATTGGTCAAGTTGGCTTCTATTCTTCTAAGGTATTTCAAAAAGGGCTTTTATGCAGAGGTTTAGATTTTAAGTGTGCTTTTAATCCTTTTTTGGGAATAGCATATTTTTGTGTGACACTAGTTCTAAAGCTAAAGCCTTCGATGCTGCTATTTCAGCATCAATCAACATTGTAAAACCTCAACGTTTAGCGTCTCCAACAAGGTGTTGCTTTATTTTTACAACTTGACCTCTTCTGTAATGAAAAATGGATACCCTTAATTTCCACTCCCTCATTCtgcttcattttgtttttggtcaatTAAATTTGGTTGTGGTCCTCGCATAATTCTTCGCATTAGGTGAAAAGCAAGTTAGGCTATAGGTTTCTGTTTCGGAATAAAAGAGGTCTATGTCAAATTGGGACCTTAAGTAAGAATTGTATTCcatgtttttttgtttctttcatttCAGACACCAGTTAAAAACCAAAACTTGTACTTCTAGATAGACTTCACTGGTGTCTGGTTGAGAAGGACTTAAGGTTTGAAAAATGAGGCTAATGAATAATTATTTGAGACTGTAGAAGTTAGAAAGAGAGGATATATTATAGATATATAAATTCTTCTGGTTTTCTGGTTGCTACCATCTGCTCTAGCTTAGAAGTCAACACCATCTCTCTTTAACATATTATACTCCTAAGCACTGTAGTTAAGGAAGAGACGATGTGCACTTCGCTGACCTCAACTACCAGAgattgaataatcaattcatgGGTCGGCTGGTTTGTGATTGAACTTTCTGCTTGATTTCTTATTAATCATGTACATGACTTGTAATATATCCAGATTCACACCTTAATAACTATGCTTTTTTATGCTTCTCTCTTTCATGTTGAAAAGCTTGACTAGAATTCCTTTTGAGGTGCTTATATAAGAGCTTCCTAGCTTCCTTCAGCATTCACGTAAGCCTCAAAGAATTGTTTGTGCAAACCTTCTCAAGCATCCCTTCGTTTTATTCGGTTAGATTCAGTCTCTACAACTATCACTTTTCGCTGAAAAGTTGTATTATGTTATCTTATTTGAACTGAATGCATGTTCACTCAGACCAATATCCCTATCTACTAGTTGATTAGTGAACCTTAAATCTTTGAAGGTAGATGGTGTGGAAATACATTCTGTATGAAATTATAGCCTACTCATGGTCGTTTATTTCTGTTTTATCACTCATTTTGTAATAAGAATCAGTTTGTTCTGGTAAGTCAGGTGACTGATTTGTTTTGCCTTTTCATGCATTACAGGTGACTATACATGGCTTCAGTTCATTCAAGCAACGAGGACCTTGATACTAaagagatggatgattcacagGGTGGAACGTATATTCACAAAGTGGGAGTTCCCCCAAAGCAAAAGCTCTTTAAGGAGTTCATGAACACTGTGAAAGAAACATTCTTTTCTGACGATCCTCTACGGTCCTTCAAGCATCAACCAAAGTCACGGAAGCTTGTCCTTGGCATGCAGGCCATTTTCCCCATACTTGAATGGGGGAGAAATTACAACCTATCAAAGTTTAGGGGGGACTTAATTGCTGGACTGACTATTGCTAGTCTCTGCATTCCTCAGGTAACGTAGCAGCTTATTAGATCATGCATGGATAGAAAGTTAAATAGATGTATAGGACATTTATGTGTTCATAGCTCTTATCATTTTCTCAATTGGAAAATCAGGATATCGGATATGCAAAGCTTGCAAATTTGGCTCCCCAATATGGACTCTGTAAGTATCTATGCTACTCAACAGTACCTTCATTGGTTATAACTGCTTTTGTTCGATCTTGTGGTTAGACTGAGACTTGTCATCTGTTGGTCTAAACCTTTTCAGACTCCAGCTTCGTTCCACCTTTGATCTATGCTGTAATGGGTAGCTCAAGAGATATTGCCATCGGACCTGTGGCAGTGGTGTCTCTCCTGTTGGGTACCCTGCTCCGGAATGAGATTGACTACACTACTAACCCAGAAGATTACCTGCGTCTGGCATTCACGGCTACCTTTTTTGCAGGGATCACCCAAGCCACCCTTGGAATTTTGAGGTAATTGATTACTTTTCTTAAATGGTTTTACCGTAAGTCTTATTCTACCTCAGGGTATTTTATCTTTCTGTTCCATGTATTAACAATgaactatttttttaatttttttttttggctatcaGGTTGGgattcttgattgatttccTATCTCATGCTGCCATTGTTGGTTTTATGGGTGGAGCTGCCATCACAATTGCCCTCCAACAGCTCAAAGGTTTTCTCGGAATAAAAAAGTTCACAAAGAAAACTGATATAATCTCTGTATTAAACTCAGTTTTTGACTCAGCTCATCATGGAGTAAGTTATATGTACCTCTCCATCTCATTTGTCCATGTGCTTTTCCTCCACTTGTGTCTATTTCTTCTATATTGGGTCTGAAACCTGCAATATCAAAATACTGATTCACGTATTTCAAAAATTTTGCAGTGGAACTGGCAGACAATAGTCATCGGAGCATCATTTTTAACATTTTTGATAGTTGCCAAATATATTGTAAGAATCCCCAACACCTTACCATTACTTCCCAACTATGATTTACGCATGTTGATTCTTGTCTGACTGTTACATGATTTGGGGAACAgggaaagaagaacaagaagttCTTTTGGGTTCCGGCAATTGCACCGCTGATATCCGTTGTTCTTTCCACTTTCTTTGTATACATAACTCGTGCAGACAAGCAAGGGGTTGAGATTGTAAGCACTTTATGTTATGATATTTTCTTTATCCTGTTTTCTACTACTATAGTACTTTTAAATGAGGTTGTAAAGGGTGATAGCAGCTATCAGCAGAAGTACTAACTGCTTGTCTATGTATGAAGGTGAGGTATATAGAAAAAGGAATCAATCCTTCATCTGTGAAGCAAATATTTTTCACTGGTGACTATGTCGCAAAGGGTTTTAAGATTGGCGTTGTGGCTGGCATGATAGCATTGACAGTAAGTAATCTTACAACCCGTTTCTTCTTATCCAGTTTAGAATTAATATCACTTACATGCATCTAAACCCTTTGTAAATTCTACTTCTCTCTTATTGATGTGAATTATCAGGAAGCTATAGCAATTGGAAGAACTTTTGCTGGCATGAAGGACTACCAACTAGATGGAAACAAAGAAATGGTGGCTATGGGAACAATGAATATATTTGGCTCATTCACTTCCTGCTATGTGGCGACAGGTGAGAAGAAAAGAGCATATTATTTGAACAATGATGTGCAACAGTAGTTAGAAATAAACATTTTATGCTAGATAATGATCTATTCCCGTAGTTAGCAGCCATGGAGCTTATTTTTTTGGCAAAAGATGGACAATCAAATGTCCATTTGTACCTAAAGATCTTAATAAAAATTTGAGGATAGATTAGAATTACTGCATAATTACATGCCAAGATTAAAACCTATCAACTTGGTGGTTAGGTACTTAGGTGACACTCTTCGGGGTCTTAGGGTTTAGGGATTAGGGACATCTGACTTATAACATGAAAGAAAACTAATTATATTTGCTCATATTTGTAGGTTCATTCTCTCGCTCGGCAGTCAACTACATGGCTGGTTGCCAAACTGCAGTCTCTAACATCATTATGTCCATTGTTGTTTTCCTAACCTTGCAATTCATTACTCCTCTTTTCAAGTATACCCCAAATGCCATTCTTGCTGCCATCATTATATCTGCTGTGATCAACCTAATCGACTTCCAAGCAGCAATCCTCATATGGAAGATTGATAAATTTGATTTTGTCGCTTGCATGGGGGCCTTCTTTGGAGTGATCTTTGTATCTGTTGAGATAGGCCTCTTAATTGCGGTATAAATCCTGATTGTCAACTACTACCTTACATTCCAATACTATCATGTAGAGATCAGTAACCTAACTTATGTTTCCATCCAGGTCTCAATATCCTTTGCTAAAATTCTCTTACAAGTCACCAGGCCACGGACTGCATTGCTCGGGAAGATTCCTAGCACAACTGTGTATAGAAACATCCAACAATATCCAGAAGCAACCAAGGTTCCGGGTGTTATGATTGTACGAGTGGATTCTGCGATTTacttctccaactccaattaCATTAAGGAGAGGTACAGATGCTCTCTAATTTCCTTAAATCGATAGCTGACCATTACTATGAGAACAAATTATGATTGAGAGGATTTAGATGTATGGTAATTCTACTGGTGGAAAGCCAACTGTACAGAAGAAGATGAGAAACAGTTGACTCTATAAGTAACTAATTGTGTTAGTTTCTAGTAGTCTATATGGCCTCATGCCTAGAAATAAGCTGATTTGTTTCTTAGTCCTAACTCAAGTTTTACTTCCTTGCAGGATATTGAGATGGCTGGCGGATGAGGAAGAGCAGCTAAAAGCAGCCTACCTACCAAACATTGAGTTTTTAATAGTTGAAATGTCACGTAAGCAGTTCTTTTACCAACACTTCAAAACCAGATTGCCAACTGATTCAGTACTTTTGATCTCATCTAAACTCATTGATCATGCTGTCTTGTGTTTGTTGCAGCCGTGACTGACATCGACACAAGTGGCATTCATGCCCTGGAAGAGTTGCATAGGAGTCTCCAAAAGAGAGACATTCAGGTATATACATTCACGCTTAATGGCAATTTCCTCTCAGTCACCACTCACCAGATATGTGGCATGTTAATTGTTAGACTGTCAATCTGGGAGCACAAACTTTTAGAGAAAATTCGACCTAATCTAAACCTCTAAGGTCTACATTCACGGTGTGGAAACTTGCAAGAGAACATTTCTGTCCATGCTGAAAAGATATCTTATATCTTCAACTTCTcttaacgaaaaaaaaaaaacaatgctaTTGTATGTGATAATTGAAATTCTTCAAAGTTTCTTACCTCCAAGTTTCATGCGCAGCTTGTTCTTGCAAATCCCGGTCCAGTGGTGATCAATAAGCTTCATGCATCCCATGTTGCAAACTTGATCGGTGAAGACAGAATTTTTCTCACGGTTGCAGAAGCTGTCTCATCCTGTTCACCAAAATTGGTGGAAGAAGCTTGAGGATGAACACTATTGGAAATGGTTGTATTGAGAGAAATGGGATTGCCAAAACAAGTATGCAGCATTGTTGAAAATAGAAAGGGACCTGCATAACAGGTCCAGTTTAATCAGTTGGTGATGGTGGGGAAGCCAATTATGAAAGTGGTTTAAGTGAGAGCGCATGCCTCCTGGGTCCAGTccaagtaaaaaagaaaagaggacaTAAAAAGATGCGCAATGGTGCGCACTATGATAACTGTAAGGGTGTTTAAATTACAGATATGTGCATAGAATGAGAATTTAACtctcgactctctctctctctcttaagaAGACATAAAAAGATGCACAATGGTGCGCACTATGATAACTGTAAGGGTGTTTAAATTACAGATATATGCATAGAATGAGAATttaacttctctctctctctctctctctctctctctataaacTAGTAACCTCAACTGTATTACCATATTTCTCTGTATAAGTAGTTTTCAACATCCCAAAAGCTTGTTTTGTATCCATGACGAAATGCAGAATTTTGTATTTTTAGTTGATAAATGCAGTTTTGTGGTTTTACTTGGAAAGCATAGATCATAGATGTATATgaaattgttttgtttttctctgttATACAATCTCTGGACTCCAAgactttgtgtgtgtgtgtgtgtgtgtgttatttaTACACGTGTGTACATGTATGAGAGAATATTACTTTACTAAGCACAAGCTACATATCAAAGCTAGAACAACAAAAAGGAAAACGGAAAAGATATTTCTTCTTAGTACCACCGCCTGAACCCTTGATA encodes the following:
- the LOC133743333 gene encoding sulfate transporter 1.3-like; protein product: MASVHSSNEDLDTKEMDDSQGGTYIHKVGVPPKQKLFKEFMNTVKETFFSDDPLRSFKHQPKSRKLVLGMQAIFPILEWGRNYNLSKFRGDLIAGLTIASLCIPQDIGYAKLANLAPQYGLYSSFVPPLIYAVMGSSRDIAIGPVAVVSLLLGTLLRNEIDYTTNPEDYLRLAFTATFFAGITQATLGILRLGFLIDFLSHAAIVGFMGGAAITIALQQLKGFLGIKKFTKKTDIISVLNSVFDSAHHGWNWQTIVIGASFLTFLIVAKYIGKKNKKFFWVPAIAPLISVVLSTFFVYITRADKQGVEIVRYIEKGINPSSVKQIFFTGDYVAKGFKIGVVAGMIALTEAIAIGRTFAGMKDYQLDGNKEMVAMGTMNIFGSFTSCYVATGSFSRSAVNYMAGCQTAVSNIIMSIVVFLTLQFITPLFKYTPNAILAAIIISAVINLIDFQAAILIWKIDKFDFVACMGAFFGVIFVSVEIGLLIAVSISFAKILLQVTRPRTALLGKIPSTTVYRNIQQYPEATKVPGVMIVRVDSAIYFSNSNYIKERILRWLADEEEQLKAAYLPNIEFLIVEMSPVTDIDTSGIHALEELHRSLQKRDIQLVLANPGPVVINKLHASHVANLIGEDRIFLTVAEAVSSCSPKLVEEA